In one Mastacembelus armatus chromosome 19, fMasArm1.2, whole genome shotgun sequence genomic region, the following are encoded:
- the rnf157 gene encoding E3 ubiquitin ligase RNF157 isoform X3, translated as MGALTSRQNIGVEEVDIPSNSVYRYPPKSGSYFASHFIMGGEKFDSTHPEGYLFGENTDLNFLGTRPVPFPYAAPPPQEPVKTLRSLINIRKDTLRLVRCSEDLKLPGDDAAGKNRACYNVEFTFDADTQVAITIYYQAIEEFHNGVPVYLPQDSSLQSETVHFKRGVCQQFCLPSHTVNLSEWADDELLFDMDKEIFPMVVQAVVDEGEEHLGHSHILLATFEKHMDGSYCVKPLKQKQVVDGVSYLLQEIYGIENKYNSQESKVADDEISDNSAECVVCLSDVRDTLILPCRHLCLCNACADTLRYQANCCPICRLPFRALLQIRAMRKKLSPLSPTNFNPVITSQNSDSEEHSASEHIPPGYETVSLLEALNGPLNTSSVAPPPLHSGPSHVTGVLPPYNNESHPAPDCSLSHLDHSNSSQGLKLKKSGSKSLSQNSSVLPEEEDEKSCSESDACRHKLTVDQQECGVTPDSENLTLSSSGAIDQSSCTGTPLSSTITSPEDPVSSSLAQSVMSMASSHSQHSHISTDTMSSMSGSYLAGAEGEPGGDDGGDGVEGEENQDAPMDSRGSLQQDGEFSKEPKEQKNYSVAVEEQDSEGNDVTEEDCSSPSNGKVEESCPVHIED; from the exons TCGGTGTATCGTTATCCACCAAAATCTG GGAGTTATTTTGCCAGTCATTTCATCATGGGGGGAGAAAAGTTTGACTCCACCCATCCGGAGGGTTACCTGTTCGGGGAAAACACAGACCTTAACTTCCTGGGGACCAGACCTGTGCCA TTCCCGTATGCAGCCCCTCCACCTCAGGAACCAGTAAAGACCTTACGAAGCCTTATAAACATCCGTAAGGACACGCTGCGGCTTGTACG GTGCAGCGAGGACCTCAAGCTGCCAGGTGACGATGCAGCGGGGAAGAACAGAGCCTGTTATAATGTAGAGTTCACCTTTGATGCTGATACACAGGTGGCCATCACCATCTACTACCAGGCCATAGAGGAGTTTCACAATGGAGTTCCAGT TTACCTGCCCCAGGACAGCTCTCTGCAGTCAGAGACGGTGCACTTCAAGAGGGGAGTTTGTCAGCAGTTCTGCCTGCCGTCACACACTGTCAACCTTAGCGAATGGGCCGATGATGAG CTGCTCTTTGATATGGACAAGGAGATTTTCCCCATGGTGGTGCAGGCTGTGGTTGATGAAGGAGAAG AACATTTGGGACACTCTCACATCCTGTTGGCTACATTTGAAAAG CACATGGATGGGAGCTACTGTGTCAAGCCTCTGAAGCAGAAACAAGTG GTGGATGGAGTGAGTTATCTTCTGCAGGAGATCTATGGGATAGAGAACAAATACAACAGCCAAGAATCAAAG GTTGCTGACGATGAGATCAGTGACAACAGTGCggagtgtgtggtgtgtttgtcgGACGTGCGAGACACACTCATCCTGCCGTGCAGACATCTGTGTCTTTGCAATGCTTGTGCAGACACGCTGCGTTATCAGGCCAACTGCTGCCCCATCTGCAGGCTGC cATTCAGAGCTCTGCTGCAGATACGAGCCATGAGGAAGAAACTCAGCCCTCTGTCACCTACCAACTTTAACCCTGTCATCACTTCACAGAACTCAGACTCAGAAGAACATTCA GCATCAGAACACATCCCTCCAGGTTACGAAACCGTCTCTCTCTTAGAGGCGTTGAACGGACCCCTCAACACCTCCTCCGTGgctcctcctcccctccactCTGGTCCCAGCCATGTCACTGGAGTGCTTCCCCCATACAACAACGAGTCCCACCCTGCACCTGACTGCTCCCTGTCCCATCTAGACCACTCCAACTCCAGCCAGGGACTTAAGCTCAAGAAGAGTGGTTCAAA GTCACTTTCCCAGAATTCCTCTGTGCTtcctgaggaggaggatgagaagtCTTGCAGTGAATCGGACGCCTGTCGTCACAAGCTCACTGTGGACCAGCAGGAG TGCGGAGTGACTCCAGACAGTGAGAACCTGactctctcctcctctggaGCCATTGATCAGTCATCCTGTACAGGAACCCCGCTATCCTCCACTATCACCTCCCCTGAAG ACCCAGTGAGCAGCAGCCTGGCCCAGTCAGTGATGTCCATGGCCTCGTCCCACTCGCAGCACTCCCACATCAGCACTGACACCATGTCCTCCATGTCAGGGTCTTACCTGGCCGGGGCTGAAGGCGAACCTGGGGGGGACGATGGAGGAGATGGTGTAGAAGGTGAAGAGAACCAGGATGCTCCCATGGACAGCCGAGGATCATTGCAACAGGATGGG GAGTTTTCCAAGGAGccaaaggaacaaaaaaacTATTCAGTGGCTGTAGAGGAGCAGGACTCAGAG GGAAATGATGTCACCGAAGAGGACTGCTCCTCCCCATCTAATGGGAAAG TCGAGGAGTCGTGCCCAGTACACATTGAGGACTAG
- the rnf157 gene encoding E3 ubiquitin ligase RNF157 isoform X1, which produces MGALTSRQNIGVEEVDIPSNSVYRYPPKSGSYFASHFIMGGEKFDSTHPEGYLFGENTDLNFLGTRPVPFPYAAPPPQEPVKTLRSLINIRKDTLRLVRCSEDLKLPGDDAAGKNRACYNVEFTFDADTQVAITIYYQAIEEFHNGVPVYLPQDSSLQSETVHFKRGVCQQFCLPSHTVNLSEWADDELLFDMDKEIFPMVVQAVVDEGEEHLGHSHILLATFEKHMDGSYCVKPLKQKQVVDGVSYLLQEIYGIENKYNSQESKVADDEISDNSAECVVCLSDVRDTLILPCRHLCLCNACADTLRYQANCCPICRLPFRALLQIRAMRKKLSPLSPTNFNPVITSQNSDSEEHSASEHIPPGYETVSLLEALNGPLNTSSVAPPPLHSGPSHVTGVLPPYNNESHPAPDCSLSHLDHSNSSQGLKLKKSGSKSLSQNSSVLPEEEDEKSCSESDACRHKLTVDQQECGVTPDSENLTLSSSGAIDQSSCTGTPLSSTITSPEDPVSSSLAQSVMSMASSHSQHSHISTDTMSSMSGSYLAGAEGEPGGDDGGDGVEGEENQDAPMDSRGSLQQDGEFSKEPKEQKNYSVAVEEQDSEGNDVTEEDCSSPSNGKGGRSRCPELANNNQGIALCDTPSLGLDNEQAPNSRFAGLMYLGGYRPVLEPLPHNTSTSNINLEEQGAENRDSQSPKHPRHGQLIV; this is translated from the exons TCGGTGTATCGTTATCCACCAAAATCTG GGAGTTATTTTGCCAGTCATTTCATCATGGGGGGAGAAAAGTTTGACTCCACCCATCCGGAGGGTTACCTGTTCGGGGAAAACACAGACCTTAACTTCCTGGGGACCAGACCTGTGCCA TTCCCGTATGCAGCCCCTCCACCTCAGGAACCAGTAAAGACCTTACGAAGCCTTATAAACATCCGTAAGGACACGCTGCGGCTTGTACG GTGCAGCGAGGACCTCAAGCTGCCAGGTGACGATGCAGCGGGGAAGAACAGAGCCTGTTATAATGTAGAGTTCACCTTTGATGCTGATACACAGGTGGCCATCACCATCTACTACCAGGCCATAGAGGAGTTTCACAATGGAGTTCCAGT TTACCTGCCCCAGGACAGCTCTCTGCAGTCAGAGACGGTGCACTTCAAGAGGGGAGTTTGTCAGCAGTTCTGCCTGCCGTCACACACTGTCAACCTTAGCGAATGGGCCGATGATGAG CTGCTCTTTGATATGGACAAGGAGATTTTCCCCATGGTGGTGCAGGCTGTGGTTGATGAAGGAGAAG AACATTTGGGACACTCTCACATCCTGTTGGCTACATTTGAAAAG CACATGGATGGGAGCTACTGTGTCAAGCCTCTGAAGCAGAAACAAGTG GTGGATGGAGTGAGTTATCTTCTGCAGGAGATCTATGGGATAGAGAACAAATACAACAGCCAAGAATCAAAG GTTGCTGACGATGAGATCAGTGACAACAGTGCggagtgtgtggtgtgtttgtcgGACGTGCGAGACACACTCATCCTGCCGTGCAGACATCTGTGTCTTTGCAATGCTTGTGCAGACACGCTGCGTTATCAGGCCAACTGCTGCCCCATCTGCAGGCTGC cATTCAGAGCTCTGCTGCAGATACGAGCCATGAGGAAGAAACTCAGCCCTCTGTCACCTACCAACTTTAACCCTGTCATCACTTCACAGAACTCAGACTCAGAAGAACATTCA GCATCAGAACACATCCCTCCAGGTTACGAAACCGTCTCTCTCTTAGAGGCGTTGAACGGACCCCTCAACACCTCCTCCGTGgctcctcctcccctccactCTGGTCCCAGCCATGTCACTGGAGTGCTTCCCCCATACAACAACGAGTCCCACCCTGCACCTGACTGCTCCCTGTCCCATCTAGACCACTCCAACTCCAGCCAGGGACTTAAGCTCAAGAAGAGTGGTTCAAA GTCACTTTCCCAGAATTCCTCTGTGCTtcctgaggaggaggatgagaagtCTTGCAGTGAATCGGACGCCTGTCGTCACAAGCTCACTGTGGACCAGCAGGAG TGCGGAGTGACTCCAGACAGTGAGAACCTGactctctcctcctctggaGCCATTGATCAGTCATCCTGTACAGGAACCCCGCTATCCTCCACTATCACCTCCCCTGAAG ACCCAGTGAGCAGCAGCCTGGCCCAGTCAGTGATGTCCATGGCCTCGTCCCACTCGCAGCACTCCCACATCAGCACTGACACCATGTCCTCCATGTCAGGGTCTTACCTGGCCGGGGCTGAAGGCGAACCTGGGGGGGACGATGGAGGAGATGGTGTAGAAGGTGAAGAGAACCAGGATGCTCCCATGGACAGCCGAGGATCATTGCAACAGGATGGG GAGTTTTCCAAGGAGccaaaggaacaaaaaaacTATTCAGTGGCTGTAGAGGAGCAGGACTCAGAG GGAAATGATGTCACCGAAGAGGACTGCTCCTCCCCATCTAATGGGAAAG GTGGGCGGAGCAGGTGTCCAGAGTTGGCCAATAACAATCAGGGCATCGCCCTCTGTGACACGCCCTCTTTGGGGTTGGATAATGAGCAAGCTCCCAACAGCCGATTCGCCG GTCTGATGTACCTTGGGGGCTATAGGCCTGTTTTGGAGCCCCTCCCCCACAACACCTCCACCAGCAATATCAACCTGGAGGAGCAGGGGGCAGAGAATAGGGACAGCCAGAGTCCTAAACATCCCCGCCATGGACAACTCATTGTGtaa
- the rnf157 gene encoding E3 ubiquitin ligase RNF157 isoform X2 — MGALTSRQNIGVEEVDIPSNSVYRYPPKSGSYFASHFIMGGEKFDSTHPEGYLFGENTDLNFLGTRPVPFPYAAPPPQEPVKTLRSLINIRKDTLRLVRCSEDLKLPGDDAAGKNRACYNVEFTFDADTQVAITIYYQAIEEFHNGVPVYLPQDSSLQSETVHFKRGVCQQFCLPSHTVNLSEWADDELLFDMDKEIFPMVVQAVVDEGEEHLGHSHILLATFEKHMDGSYCVKPLKQKQVVDGVSYLLQEIYGIENKYNSQESKVADDEISDNSAECVVCLSDVRDTLILPCRHLCLCNACADTLRYQANCCPICRLPFRALLQIRAMRKKLSPLSPTNFNPVITSQNSDSEEHSASEHIPPGYETVSLLEALNGPLNTSSVAPPPLHSGPSHVTGVLPPYNNESHPAPDCSLSHLDHSNSSQGLKLKKSGSKSLSQNSSGAIDQSSCTGTPLSSTITSPEDPVSSSLAQSVMSMASSHSQHSHISTDTMSSMSGSYLAGAEGEPGGDDGGDGVEGEENQDAPMDSRGSLQQDGEFSKEPKEQKNYSVAVEEQDSEGNDVTEEDCSSPSNGKGGRSRCPELANNNQGIALCDTPSLGLDNEQAPNSRFAGLMYLGGYRPVLEPLPHNTSTSNINLEEQGAENRDSQSPKHPRHGQLIV; from the exons TCGGTGTATCGTTATCCACCAAAATCTG GGAGTTATTTTGCCAGTCATTTCATCATGGGGGGAGAAAAGTTTGACTCCACCCATCCGGAGGGTTACCTGTTCGGGGAAAACACAGACCTTAACTTCCTGGGGACCAGACCTGTGCCA TTCCCGTATGCAGCCCCTCCACCTCAGGAACCAGTAAAGACCTTACGAAGCCTTATAAACATCCGTAAGGACACGCTGCGGCTTGTACG GTGCAGCGAGGACCTCAAGCTGCCAGGTGACGATGCAGCGGGGAAGAACAGAGCCTGTTATAATGTAGAGTTCACCTTTGATGCTGATACACAGGTGGCCATCACCATCTACTACCAGGCCATAGAGGAGTTTCACAATGGAGTTCCAGT TTACCTGCCCCAGGACAGCTCTCTGCAGTCAGAGACGGTGCACTTCAAGAGGGGAGTTTGTCAGCAGTTCTGCCTGCCGTCACACACTGTCAACCTTAGCGAATGGGCCGATGATGAG CTGCTCTTTGATATGGACAAGGAGATTTTCCCCATGGTGGTGCAGGCTGTGGTTGATGAAGGAGAAG AACATTTGGGACACTCTCACATCCTGTTGGCTACATTTGAAAAG CACATGGATGGGAGCTACTGTGTCAAGCCTCTGAAGCAGAAACAAGTG GTGGATGGAGTGAGTTATCTTCTGCAGGAGATCTATGGGATAGAGAACAAATACAACAGCCAAGAATCAAAG GTTGCTGACGATGAGATCAGTGACAACAGTGCggagtgtgtggtgtgtttgtcgGACGTGCGAGACACACTCATCCTGCCGTGCAGACATCTGTGTCTTTGCAATGCTTGTGCAGACACGCTGCGTTATCAGGCCAACTGCTGCCCCATCTGCAGGCTGC cATTCAGAGCTCTGCTGCAGATACGAGCCATGAGGAAGAAACTCAGCCCTCTGTCACCTACCAACTTTAACCCTGTCATCACTTCACAGAACTCAGACTCAGAAGAACATTCA GCATCAGAACACATCCCTCCAGGTTACGAAACCGTCTCTCTCTTAGAGGCGTTGAACGGACCCCTCAACACCTCCTCCGTGgctcctcctcccctccactCTGGTCCCAGCCATGTCACTGGAGTGCTTCCCCCATACAACAACGAGTCCCACCCTGCACCTGACTGCTCCCTGTCCCATCTAGACCACTCCAACTCCAGCCAGGGACTTAAGCTCAAGAAGAGTGGTTCAAA GTCACTTTCCCAGAAT tcctctggaGCCATTGATCAGTCATCCTGTACAGGAACCCCGCTATCCTCCACTATCACCTCCCCTGAAG ACCCAGTGAGCAGCAGCCTGGCCCAGTCAGTGATGTCCATGGCCTCGTCCCACTCGCAGCACTCCCACATCAGCACTGACACCATGTCCTCCATGTCAGGGTCTTACCTGGCCGGGGCTGAAGGCGAACCTGGGGGGGACGATGGAGGAGATGGTGTAGAAGGTGAAGAGAACCAGGATGCTCCCATGGACAGCCGAGGATCATTGCAACAGGATGGG GAGTTTTCCAAGGAGccaaaggaacaaaaaaacTATTCAGTGGCTGTAGAGGAGCAGGACTCAGAG GGAAATGATGTCACCGAAGAGGACTGCTCCTCCCCATCTAATGGGAAAG GTGGGCGGAGCAGGTGTCCAGAGTTGGCCAATAACAATCAGGGCATCGCCCTCTGTGACACGCCCTCTTTGGGGTTGGATAATGAGCAAGCTCCCAACAGCCGATTCGCCG GTCTGATGTACCTTGGGGGCTATAGGCCTGTTTTGGAGCCCCTCCCCCACAACACCTCCACCAGCAATATCAACCTGGAGGAGCAGGGGGCAGAGAATAGGGACAGCCAGAGTCCTAAACATCCCCGCCATGGACAACTCATTGTGtaa
- the rnf157 gene encoding E3 ubiquitin ligase RNF157 isoform X4, with the protein MGALTSRQNIGVEEVDIPSNSVYRYPPKSGSYFASHFIMGGEKFDSTHPEGYLFGENTDLNFLGTRPVPFPYAAPPPQEPVKTLRSLINIRKDTLRLVRCSEDLKLPGDDAAGKNRACYNVEFTFDADTQVAITIYYQAIEEFHNGVPVYLPQDSSLQSETVHFKRGVCQQFCLPSHTVNLSEWADDELLFDMDKEIFPMVVQAVVDEGEEHLGHSHILLATFEKHMDGSYCVKPLKQKQVVDGVSYLLQEIYGIENKYNSQESKVADDEISDNSAECVVCLSDVRDTLILPCRHLCLCNACADTLRYQANCCPICRLPFRALLQIRAMRKKLSPLSPTNFNPVITSQNSDSEEHSASEHIPPGYETVSLLEALNGPLNTSSVAPPPLHSGPSHVTGVLPPYNNESHPAPDCSLSHLDHSNSSQGLKLKKSGSKSLSQNSSVLPEEEDEKSCSESDACRHKLTVDQQECGVTPDSENLTLSSSGAIDQSSCTGTPLSSTITSPEDPVSSSLAQSVMSMASSHSQHSHISTDTMSSMSGSYLAGAEGEPGGDDGGDGVEGEENQDAPMDSRGSLQQDGEFSKEPKEQKNYSVAVEEQDSEGNDVTEEDCSSPSNGKA; encoded by the exons TCGGTGTATCGTTATCCACCAAAATCTG GGAGTTATTTTGCCAGTCATTTCATCATGGGGGGAGAAAAGTTTGACTCCACCCATCCGGAGGGTTACCTGTTCGGGGAAAACACAGACCTTAACTTCCTGGGGACCAGACCTGTGCCA TTCCCGTATGCAGCCCCTCCACCTCAGGAACCAGTAAAGACCTTACGAAGCCTTATAAACATCCGTAAGGACACGCTGCGGCTTGTACG GTGCAGCGAGGACCTCAAGCTGCCAGGTGACGATGCAGCGGGGAAGAACAGAGCCTGTTATAATGTAGAGTTCACCTTTGATGCTGATACACAGGTGGCCATCACCATCTACTACCAGGCCATAGAGGAGTTTCACAATGGAGTTCCAGT TTACCTGCCCCAGGACAGCTCTCTGCAGTCAGAGACGGTGCACTTCAAGAGGGGAGTTTGTCAGCAGTTCTGCCTGCCGTCACACACTGTCAACCTTAGCGAATGGGCCGATGATGAG CTGCTCTTTGATATGGACAAGGAGATTTTCCCCATGGTGGTGCAGGCTGTGGTTGATGAAGGAGAAG AACATTTGGGACACTCTCACATCCTGTTGGCTACATTTGAAAAG CACATGGATGGGAGCTACTGTGTCAAGCCTCTGAAGCAGAAACAAGTG GTGGATGGAGTGAGTTATCTTCTGCAGGAGATCTATGGGATAGAGAACAAATACAACAGCCAAGAATCAAAG GTTGCTGACGATGAGATCAGTGACAACAGTGCggagtgtgtggtgtgtttgtcgGACGTGCGAGACACACTCATCCTGCCGTGCAGACATCTGTGTCTTTGCAATGCTTGTGCAGACACGCTGCGTTATCAGGCCAACTGCTGCCCCATCTGCAGGCTGC cATTCAGAGCTCTGCTGCAGATACGAGCCATGAGGAAGAAACTCAGCCCTCTGTCACCTACCAACTTTAACCCTGTCATCACTTCACAGAACTCAGACTCAGAAGAACATTCA GCATCAGAACACATCCCTCCAGGTTACGAAACCGTCTCTCTCTTAGAGGCGTTGAACGGACCCCTCAACACCTCCTCCGTGgctcctcctcccctccactCTGGTCCCAGCCATGTCACTGGAGTGCTTCCCCCATACAACAACGAGTCCCACCCTGCACCTGACTGCTCCCTGTCCCATCTAGACCACTCCAACTCCAGCCAGGGACTTAAGCTCAAGAAGAGTGGTTCAAA GTCACTTTCCCAGAATTCCTCTGTGCTtcctgaggaggaggatgagaagtCTTGCAGTGAATCGGACGCCTGTCGTCACAAGCTCACTGTGGACCAGCAGGAG TGCGGAGTGACTCCAGACAGTGAGAACCTGactctctcctcctctggaGCCATTGATCAGTCATCCTGTACAGGAACCCCGCTATCCTCCACTATCACCTCCCCTGAAG ACCCAGTGAGCAGCAGCCTGGCCCAGTCAGTGATGTCCATGGCCTCGTCCCACTCGCAGCACTCCCACATCAGCACTGACACCATGTCCTCCATGTCAGGGTCTTACCTGGCCGGGGCTGAAGGCGAACCTGGGGGGGACGATGGAGGAGATGGTGTAGAAGGTGAAGAGAACCAGGATGCTCCCATGGACAGCCGAGGATCATTGCAACAGGATGGG GAGTTTTCCAAGGAGccaaaggaacaaaaaaacTATTCAGTGGCTGTAGAGGAGCAGGACTCAGAG GGAAATGATGTCACCGAAGAGGACTGCTCCTCCCCATCTAATGGGAAAG CTTAG